A single genomic interval of Schistocerca americana isolate TAMUIC-IGC-003095 chromosome 2, iqSchAmer2.1, whole genome shotgun sequence harbors:
- the LOC124593837 gene encoding translation initiation factor IF-2-like, with protein MYAPHSVAGSVVVTQWGSAVAHLSAGSPLGAGSPAEFYLPHAAPAFPVVPPPPHAGPGAPPAFLPPPVSLLGYPPPLPPPADLLAVTAGAASCSPPLLPVGAGVVAAGVPAASTADDLKLTTSSSASRASASPSGRSDDSDSDDRASAGTAADEKPVRSAFQQVRPAAASATASAAPAKDKEGAATTVLAAACSTGAVRPSQTSKPVWRPY; from the coding sequence ATGTACGCTCCCCACTCTGTGGCGGGCAGTGTAGTTGTGACGCAGTGGGGATCAGCGGTCGCACACTTGTCGGCAGGTTCTCCGCTGGGCGCGGGCTCACCGGCCGAGTTCTACCTGCCGCACGCGGCGCCCGCCTTCCCCGTGGTGCCGCCGCCCCCGCACGCCGGCCCCGGCGCGCCGCCCGCCTTCCTGCCGCCCCCGGTGTCGCTGCTGGGCtacccgccgccgctgccgcccccggCGGACCTGCTCGCCGTCACGGCGGGCGCAGCCTCCTGCTCGCCGCCCCTGCTGCCAGTGGGCGCCGGCGTCGTGGCGGCCGGCGTCCCCGCGGCGTCGACGGCCGACGACCTCAAGCTGACGACGTCGTCGTCGGCGAGCAGGGCTTCGGCGTCCCCCAGCGGTCGCAGCGACGACAGCGACTCCGACGACAGAGCGAGCGCCGGCACCGCCGCCGACGAGAAGCCGGTGCGTTCGGCGTTCCAGCAGGTGCggcccgccgccgcctccgccactgcctccgccgcccccgccaaGGACAAGGAGGGCGCCGCCACGACGGTGCTGGCCGCAGCCTGTTCCACGGGGGCCGTCCGGCCTTCGCAGACTTCCAAGCCCGTGTGGAGGCCGTATTAG